The following proteins are encoded in a genomic region of Microcoleus sp. AS-A8:
- a CDS encoding HAMP domain-containing protein has product MKFKMEGAWQYVQVLPCQDERGIDWLIVVVVPESDFMGQINANTRTTILLCLVTLVVATTIGILTARWISKQILKLNKASQEIARGDLDQNIEVNGIIEIENLSGSFNSMAHQLQESFDSLEAKNAGLEQAKEALAQAKEQLVLRRHHSRHLQTQAGRRCTQTSTPGTTH; this is encoded by the coding sequence TTGAAATTTAAAATGGAGGGGGCATGGCAATATGTCCAGGTACTTCCCTGCCAGGATGAGCGGGGTATTGATTGGCTGATTGTGGTTGTCGTTCCTGAGTCTGATTTCATGGGACAAATCAATGCTAATACCCGTACAACAATTTTATTATGTTTAGTTACACTAGTTGTAGCCACAACAATCGGTATTCTCACAGCTCGCTGGATTAGTAAACAGATTCTTAAGTTAAATAAAGCTTCTCAAGAAATTGCCAGGGGTGACCTGGATCAAAACATTGAAGTCAACGGCATTATTGAGATAGAAAATCTTTCAGGTTCATTTAACAGTATGGCTCATCAACTGCAAGAGTCATTTGATAGCCTAGAAGCAAAGAATGCCGGCTTAGAGCAGGCGAAAGAAGCATTAGCCCAGGCAAAAGAACAACTAGTACTACGAAGGCATCATTCAAGACATCTCCAAACGCAAGCAGGAAGAAGATGCACTCAAACGTCAACTCCAGGAACTACGCATTGA
- a CDS encoding glutaminase: MVNAGAIATADLIKGNGGTERLKRLLDMFRRYTGREHDINVPVFLSERATGHRNRAIAYLMRNFGMISEQIDETLDLYFQHCSMMVNGRDLAMMAATLANGGMNPITQERAIDERYVQDVISVMLTCGMYDYSGEWTYRVGMPAKSGVGGGITAVVPGKLGIGTFSPPLDAKGNSVRGIKVCENLSRDFGLYRFPKSLLQILFLFPP, from the coding sequence ATGGTGAATGCAGGAGCGATCGCCACTGCTGATTTAATTAAAGGTAATGGGGGAACCGAACGGCTCAAACGCCTCCTAGATATGTTTCGGCGTTATACCGGACGAGAGCATGATATTAATGTGCCAGTCTTCTTGTCGGAGAGAGCCACGGGTCATCGAAATCGCGCGATCGCTTACTTAATGCGGAATTTTGGCATGATTAGTGAGCAAATTGATGAAACCCTTGACCTTTACTTTCAGCACTGTTCGATGATGGTTAATGGTCGTGATCTAGCGATGATGGCTGCAACCCTAGCCAATGGTGGCATGAACCCAATCACCCAAGAACGTGCGATTGATGAGCGCTATGTCCAGGATGTGATTAGTGTGATGCTCACCTGTGGGATGTACGACTACTCTGGAGAGTGGACTTATCGAGTGGGGATGCCTGCCAAAAGCGGAGTTGGCGGTGGTATTACAGCCGTTGTTCCGGGGAAACTAGGAATTGGCACATTCTCACCACCGTTAGATGCAAAGGGAAATAGCGTCAGAGGCATCAAAGTTTGCGAAAACCTCTCTAGAGATTTTGGCTTATACCGATTTCCTAAATCGTTGCTACAGATACTTTTCTTGTTCCCCCCTTGA